One Streptomyces sp. CNQ-509 DNA window includes the following coding sequences:
- a CDS encoding carboxymuconolactone decarboxylase family protein, with protein sequence MALDALKSALPGYAGDLRRNLTSVVDDGRLPERQLWGALLACAIAVRSAPLLRAVAPEARRRLTPEAYGAAGAAAAAMAANNVFFRARHLLSDPGYGHLRTGLRTNVLGARGVPKADYELWCVAVSAVGGCGACLDEHEAALRRTGADRETVQEALKVAALVHAAGTVLDAQEALGG encoded by the coding sequence GTGGCACTCGACGCGCTCAAGTCGGCCCTCCCCGGCTACGCCGGGGACCTGCGCCGCAACCTCACCTCCGTCGTCGACGACGGGCGGCTGCCCGAGCGGCAGTTGTGGGGCGCCCTGCTGGCCTGCGCCATCGCCGTACGCTCCGCCCCCCTGCTGCGCGCGGTCGCGCCGGAGGCGCGGCGGCGGCTGACGCCCGAGGCGTACGGGGCCGCGGGGGCGGCCGCCGCGGCGATGGCGGCGAACAACGTCTTCTTCCGCGCCCGGCACCTGCTCTCCGACCCCGGCTACGGCCATCTGCGCACCGGGCTGCGGACGAACGTGCTGGGGGCCCGGGGCGTGCCGAAGGCTGACTACGAGCTGTGGTGCGTCGCCGTGTCCGCGGTGGGCGGCTGCGGGGCGTGCCTGGACGAGCACGAGGCCGCGCTGCGGCGTACCGGCGCGGACCGGGAGACGGTGCAGGAGGCGCTGAAGGTCGCCGCGCTCGTGCACGCCGCCGGCACGGTCCTCGACGCGCAGGAGGCGCTCGGCGGCTGA
- a CDS encoding ABC transporter permease, which translates to MSDVTYAEKKRGTRPPRSAGPPPPDPRGTLRVWADDLRMGLAFALRGGREGWMRTVLTAVGVGLGVALLLLTTAVPGALANRDERELARSEVLASDAEYGGGTLLMGNVDTEYEGTMVRGRLLRPEGPGAPLPPGLDAFPKPGEMVVSPALADRLDDGDADLLRERLDYGIAGTVADTGLSDPGELVYYAGSDAIEAADVNVSRIAAFGDDGDGGGMDPVLLLLAMIVFVALLMPVAVFLIAAVRFGGDRRDRRLAALRLVGADGHAVRRIAAGEALAGALLGLVVGAGLFLAGRQLAGAVSVYGMSVFTSDLNPSPALALLVAAAVPAAAVGVTLLALRGVVIEPLGVVRAARPRRRRIWWRLLLPALGLGLLAPMMGRGEDAGAFPEWQVIGGTVLLLTGITALLPWLVEAVVARLGRGPTSWQLAVRRLQLSSGTAARLVNGIAVAVAGAIALQMVFAGVEDDYSRPTGNDTSRYQLGIYVDAGQDLRVGDRVATAEGVRETVSRITVEVADTARDPENFATLTVGSCAKLRTLAKLPDCRDGDVFRLTDTYGSADVRRMIADGDPLYLNPSYEGMPGKALAWTPPTGTRPAKALRDGDGNLYDGIISTPGAVPDVHDSGVFNAWVDVRLDPAVPDAAERVRNVVDGLDPLLSVHTLSSEVVEEDFAGIRTGLAVGAACVLVLIGSSLLVGQLEQLRERRKLLSSLVAFGTRRSTLSLSVLWQTAIPVALGMTLSMGFGLVLGTVLLRMTATPVAVDWTSVLLMAGAGAGVVAAVTALSMPLLIRLMRPDGLRTE; encoded by the coding sequence ATGAGCGACGTGACGTACGCCGAGAAGAAGCGCGGCACCCGCCCGCCCCGCTCCGCGGGCCCACCGCCGCCCGACCCCCGCGGCACGCTGCGCGTCTGGGCCGACGACCTGCGGATGGGCCTGGCCTTCGCGCTCCGCGGCGGGCGCGAGGGCTGGATGCGGACCGTGCTCACCGCGGTCGGCGTCGGCCTGGGGGTGGCGCTGCTGCTGCTCACCACCGCCGTCCCGGGCGCCCTGGCCAACCGCGACGAGCGGGAGCTGGCCCGCAGCGAAGTCCTCGCGTCCGACGCCGAGTACGGGGGCGGCACCCTCCTGATGGGCAACGTCGACACCGAGTACGAGGGCACCATGGTCCGCGGCAGGCTGCTGCGCCCCGAGGGCCCGGGCGCCCCGCTGCCCCCCGGGCTCGACGCCTTCCCGAAGCCCGGCGAGATGGTGGTCTCCCCCGCGCTCGCCGACCGGCTCGACGACGGCGACGCGGACCTGCTGCGCGAGCGCCTGGACTACGGCATCGCCGGCACCGTCGCCGACACCGGCCTGAGCGACCCGGGCGAGCTCGTGTACTACGCGGGCAGCGACGCCATCGAGGCCGCCGACGTCAACGTCAGCCGGATCGCCGCCTTCGGCGACGACGGGGACGGCGGCGGCATGGACCCGGTGCTGCTGCTGCTCGCCATGATCGTGTTCGTCGCCCTGCTCATGCCCGTCGCGGTCTTCCTCATCGCGGCCGTGCGCTTCGGCGGCGACCGCCGCGACCGCCGGCTCGCCGCGCTCCGCCTCGTCGGCGCCGACGGGCACGCGGTGCGCCGGATCGCCGCGGGCGAGGCGCTGGCGGGGGCGCTGCTCGGACTCGTGGTCGGCGCGGGCCTGTTCCTCGCCGGGAGGCAGCTCGCAGGCGCCGTGTCGGTCTACGGGATGAGCGTCTTCACCTCCGACCTGAACCCCTCGCCGGCGCTCGCCCTGCTGGTCGCCGCGGCCGTGCCCGCCGCGGCGGTCGGCGTCACCCTGCTCGCGCTGCGCGGCGTCGTCATCGAGCCGCTGGGCGTCGTACGGGCGGCGCGGCCCCGCCGGCGGCGCATCTGGTGGCGGCTGCTGCTGCCCGCCCTCGGACTGGGCCTGCTCGCGCCGATGATGGGCCGGGGCGAGGACGCCGGAGCGTTCCCCGAGTGGCAGGTCATCGGCGGCACCGTCCTGCTGCTCACCGGCATCACCGCGCTGCTGCCCTGGCTCGTCGAGGCCGTGGTCGCCCGCCTCGGCCGCGGGCCGACGTCCTGGCAACTGGCCGTGCGCAGACTCCAGCTCAGCAGCGGCACCGCCGCCCGGCTGGTCAACGGCATCGCGGTCGCCGTCGCCGGGGCCATCGCACTGCAGATGGTCTTCGCCGGCGTCGAGGACGACTACAGCAGGCCGACCGGCAACGACACCTCCAGATACCAGCTCGGCATCTACGTCGACGCGGGGCAGGACCTCCGCGTGGGCGACCGGGTCGCCACCGCCGAGGGGGTCCGGGAGACCGTCAGCCGGATCACCGTCGAGGTGGCCGACACCGCGCGCGATCCCGAGAACTTCGCCACGCTGACCGTCGGTTCCTGCGCGAAGCTGCGCACGCTGGCGAAGCTGCCCGACTGCCGCGACGGCGACGTCTTCCGCCTCACCGACACCTACGGCAGCGCCGACGTCCGCCGCATGATCGCCGACGGCGACCCGCTGTATCTGAACCCGTCGTACGAGGGCATGCCGGGCAAGGCGCTCGCCTGGACCCCGCCGACCGGCACCCGGCCGGCCAAGGCCCTCCGCGACGGCGACGGCAACCTGTACGACGGCATCATCTCCACCCCGGGGGCCGTCCCCGACGTCCACGACTCCGGCGTCTTCAACGCCTGGGTCGACGTGCGGCTCGACCCGGCCGTGCCGGACGCGGCCGAGCGCGTACGCAACGTGGTCGACGGCCTCGACCCGCTGCTCTCCGTCCACACGCTGTCCAGCGAGGTCGTCGAGGAGGACTTCGCGGGCATCCGCACCGGGCTGGCGGTGGGCGCCGCATGCGTCCTGGTGCTGATCGGCAGCAGCCTGCTCGTCGGCCAGCTCGAACAACTGCGGGAGCGCCGCAAGCTGTTGTCGTCGCTGGTCGCCTTCGGCACCCGGCGCTCCACACTCAGCCTGTCCGTGCTCTGGCAGACGGCGATCCCGGTGGCGCTGGGCATGACCCTGTCGATGGGCTTCGGGCTCGTGCTGGGCACGGTGCTGCTGCGCATGACGGCCACACCCGTCGCGGTCGACTGGACGTCCGTGCTGCTGATGGCCGGCGCGGGCGCGGGGGTCGTCGCCGCGGTCACGGCGCTGAGCATGCCGCTGCTGATCCGGCTGATGCGCCCGGACGGGCTGCGCACCGAATAG
- a CDS encoding ABC transporter ATP-binding protein: MSTTPVPGPLGEPAPILTATALRKVYAGTPALDGADFAVAAGETVAVMGPSGSGKSTLLHCLAGIVPADAGTVTYAGRDLAELSDAERSALRRREFGFVFQFGQLVPELTCVENVALPLRLTGLGRRDAERAARPWLERLEVDDIAHKRPGEVSGGQGQRVAVARALATTPRVIFADEPTGALDSLNGERVMELLTDAAQDSGAAVVLVTHEARVAAYADREIVVRDGRTRSLEPAGR; encoded by the coding sequence CGCCCTGCGCAAGGTCTACGCCGGCACCCCCGCGCTCGACGGCGCCGACTTCGCCGTCGCGGCCGGCGAGACCGTCGCCGTCATGGGCCCCTCCGGCTCCGGCAAGTCGACGCTGCTGCACTGCCTCGCCGGCATCGTCCCGGCCGACGCCGGCACCGTGACGTACGCGGGCCGCGACCTCGCCGAGCTCTCCGACGCCGAACGCAGCGCCCTGCGCCGCCGGGAGTTCGGCTTCGTCTTCCAGTTCGGCCAGCTCGTACCCGAGCTGACCTGTGTGGAGAACGTCGCCCTTCCGCTGCGTTTGACGGGTCTCGGCCGCCGGGACGCGGAGCGGGCCGCCCGCCCGTGGCTGGAGCGGCTGGAGGTCGACGACATCGCGCACAAGCGGCCCGGCGAGGTCTCCGGCGGCCAGGGCCAGCGCGTCGCGGTCGCCCGCGCGCTGGCGACCACGCCGCGGGTGATCTTCGCCGACGAGCCGACCGGTGCGCTCGACTCCCTCAACGGCGAGCGCGTCATGGAACTGCTCACCGACGCCGCGCAGGACAGCGGCGCGGCCGTCGTCCTGGTCACCCACGAGGCGAGGGTCGCGGCGTACGCGGACCGCGAGATCGTCGTACGCGACGGGCGCACCCGCAGTCTGGAGCCGGCCGGCCGATGA